TCTTAATACTTTACCTTTTTTAGCATCAATATAGAAAAACTCTCTACCAAGATAAGGCTCCAAAAATTGTAACTCTACTACGTATACAGGCTGCCATTTGTTTTCATGTTGATATAAGAACAGTTCAGAAGTTGGCTCTGCTGTGAAAGTATTATCATCAGGCGTAAAACTTAAATTTTTCTTTGCTACATGAATAGCATCTTTATTAGAAAGTTTTACTGATTTACTCCATTTTTTCTTCTCTAGTTTCGGTTCTGCTTGTCCATTAATCGCTGTAATAATTCCATCTTTATCTGTATGAATGATTAATTCAGCACCATAAACTGGAATACCATCTACAGATTGTTTTGTACGATAATGAGTCATACCAAGCTCATCTGTTTCTGCTTTTTTTACTTCAAACTCACCACCATCTATCAGAAAAACATCTTTATTTTCATTTAGAAAATCTAAAACATCAATGTTTTTATCAGACAACTCTCCAGAAATAAATCGAGGAATTCCTTTTTTCTCATCCCAAGAGACCTTAAACTCTTTCTTCGATTTATCTGATTTTTCAAGCATCTTATTGAGTTTTTGGAGTTGTTTTGATTTGTCCTCCTTCACCTTGTTAGGTTCTGCATTAACATTGCTTGAAATAGGCAAAAGAAATACGCCAAGTGTAAGAGCTATGGATAATATCAATGAAACCAATTTACTTTTTTTCATAGTTTCCACCTTTCTTAGAATGATTCAAGATTTTTTGTGTATGTGACTACTAAGTTATTAAACCTACTAAATCACCCCTTTCACTTGGAAATAGAATAAATATGATCCTTTAGATTTAATATCACCCCCTTGTAAGAATATACATTTTTCAATTTTCTGACTTTTGATTAATAGACTAAAAAACCAAATAAGTCATCATTATCTAGTATACATATATATTAAAAGTTGTAAATAAGCATTAATAACTATAAATATTTGTGAATAATTTCACTTTGTTAAATCTCTAAGAAATAATTCCTAGTTCATTTTTTTAGTTTTTTTGTTTGGTTGGATTGAGTAGATTATTTTTAAATTATGTTAAAATTTAGTTCTTAAAGGACTTGAATTCATTCAAGTCCTTTTCAAAACCCTTTTTATTAGATGTAAAGATGGTTATTTCGTCTGTACAATCGTGTTCCAGAAACTAGCCGGTTCTTGACCTAATCTCCAAGCAGCGACTCCACCTAAAGAATATTTTTTAGCTAATTCTAATCTTGCTTTTACTGTTTGTTCATCCTCTAACCAGAATACATAAGTAAAACCGTCTTTTTTGTATTCAATTTTATACTGATTAAATCTCTCATCCCAAGTTGAAGTATATTCGTTTTCTTTTAATAGATCTTCTACACCAAATGAATATATAGCACGATTTCCTACAAGAGTACCACTGCTGTCAAACTTCCACTCTCGGATATAAAATGGTATACCTAAAATTAATTGCTCTCTGGACATTCCATAGGATAGGAATTCCTCAATTCCTTCCTCTGCCCATTGAAGACCTGAAACAGAGCCTGCCACATCACTTTCCCTATAGTGTTGGTCGTATGCCATAATGACAATGTAATCTACGATTTTTGATAATGCTTCGTGGTCGAATGCAGTTTTATGATTCCATGCTAAACTACCTCTTGGTAAATCAATAGAAATAGTTAGATTTTTCATATGCGCTGCTTCGGTTAGTTTTTTGATGAAGGAAGTATATGCTGCTCGATCAGAACCATATAGTGTTTCAAAATCAATATTAAGCCCATCTACACCAATTTCTGAACTCTTGGTTATTAATTTATTAATAAAATTATTTTGAGCAGTCTCATTTGCCAAAAAAGAAGATGTCAATTTACCATCAAATTGATTATGAACTAATGGATGCACCTCAATCCCCTTTTTGTGTAACATTTTTACAGTTTCTGCATCTGAAGTATCCTCAAATTCACCATTCTCATTTTTTAATTTAAACCATGTAGGAGAATCAATATCCAATCCTACGGCTTGATTAACGTGATCTAGAATGGTAGACCGATTAGATGATCCATTCCAACCCCAGACCTTAAGACGTGAGCTGTTGTCCCATAATACCTTTTCTCTTCTATCTATGATTTTGGTATGTTCCTCTGTTAAAGCAAATTGGACAGCTTCCTGAACAGTATTAAATTTGTTTAAACTATTATCTTGTTGAAGAACCTCAAAGTTAGGTTCATTAAACCAAAGCTCAGTACCTTGATGTTCAATAGAAGTACGTACAAAGTATTTAGCATAAGCAATAGCTTGATCTAAATGATAGAAGGAATTAATCTCCCTACCGCTTTGTTTAACTACAAAGGTTTTTTCATTAGAATATACTTCTTTGTTCGTTTTTGTGTTCACGATGATGGAATCTTCTATCTTTAGCGCTTCGTTTATAGCATCTTCAAGATATGACATTTTAATAGGGAGTTCTAATGATGGTGCACTGATCTCGTAGATTGGACTTTGAGCTCTTAAAGTATCTTTTTTTTCCGCTGAGAGATCATCCCAAATCCATTTGTTTGAAGTGAGGTCGATAATATGAACATTTCCCCATTTATAAGTTTCTTTTTTCGCATCCTCTAGGGTTTCAAAGGTCCATTCAGGTAAAGTTTTATTATCTCCTTGAATAAGTATGTAATTTGCAAAGTTATCCCATACAATTCCTGATTCCTGAAGGTTCTTGATGATCGCCTGTTTATGTTTTTGAGCTTCTGTTAGTGCTTCTTCATAAGTATTATATTTTTTTTGAAGGGGTATCCCTTTTACAATGACTTCATATTGGGGGAAATTGCTATAAACCCATTCACGTGTAGTAATGTCTTCTACATAACTATTGGAAAAACTATTAGCATACATTTTAGCTTGATTCAGGTTAGAAAACTCTTTAAGCTGGTTGTCGTTTTGATAGACTCGGTATTTCGTAGTTAAATCTTGTGCAATGACGGTGGTTAAGGGGGAAATCTGTAAAATGAATACGGTCATAAGTAATAAAGTTAAGCTTCTTTTCATATAAATCATCTATCATTCCTCTTTCTGCTAGATTCTATTAATTTAGACGAATGATAAGAGAAAGAGTTGCGTAAAAATTTGTAGTTTTTATTTTTAATGATAGAGTGAAAATAGATAGAATCAGATTTTATTTGGCTTTGATGTATTGTTTTCCAATAAACGCTGTTACAATAGAGACAATTAGTAGAAGACTTAATATGGATACGGCAGGAATTGCTCCTATTTTGGGAATCATTACCGTAAAAACTCCTAATAAGGTAATCTGCAATGCAAGACCTATTGATCGAAATAAACTTTCAACACGTCCCATCTTATCGTTAGGAATAATTTCCATCATCAGTATATTTCGAGTTATCCTTGTAATAGCATGTCCTAAACCAAATGTGATAGAGATTAACAAGAACAATATAATAACAGGAAAAATAGCGGTAAGGATCATAGATATGGTGAACATAAATATTCCTGCAAGTAAGATTTTTATATTGCCAAACTTATGAATAAGTAGAGTTATGATCATCCCAGCTAGAAGTGATCCAATCCCATATAACATTTCATGAATACCATATATTTTACCATCTGCCTGCAAGGTTGCTTCAATATAAATTGGAAATACATAATTTGTAACCATAATAACAATATAAGGGGTAAATGCAGAAAATAATAACAAAAATAAAAATGGACGCTCTTTTAAGTAAACGTATCCTTCACGCATTCTTTGCCAGAAGGAAGTGTCTATCATTTCATGGTTGAGTTGTTCTTTTTGAATGTAAGGTATCGTTGACAAAATCACAAAAGCAATCACGTAAGTGATCGCATCGATGATTAATATCCATTGAAGTTCAATTTTTTCAATTAATATACTGGCAATGCCTCCTGCAATAACAGCAGATAATTGTCCTTGAATTTCCATTAACCCGTTTAAGGTTTTATATTGACTGTGGTCAAATATTTCTTGATTCATGGCAAACATCGTAGGATAAAATAATGAATCATATAACATGCCGATGGAAAATAAAACAACAAGATGCCAAGTATTATAATTTCCATTTATAAAACCTATCAAAACGAATAAACTGATAATGATAAATCCAATCATTTCAGAGTATAATAATAATTTTTTGCGTGAGTGTTGATCTACTAGATTTCCAATAAATGGAGCTATTAAAAATAAAATGATGGTTAATAACAGGGTAACATATCCCAAAGTACTTGCTCCATTTTCTCTGGTCACAATCATCCAGGGAATTGCAATCATAGTGATACCAGAACCAATAGATGAAAAAATATTTGCCGCTAATATTTTAATAAAACGTTTATCTCTAACAATTAGACTCATTATGAAATTGATTCGCCTTTCAGTTAAGTAGGCTCCATAGGAGCTTTTTCATTATGTTATAAATATATGATTAGGTAATGGAAAAAACGGAATGATTAGATTCTAAATTTCTTATTTTATAGTAATCTTCTTCAATTTGTTTAGAATTAGTACTAGTTAAATAAATAAATCCTGGATGATCAATGGCTTCCTTTGTGATAGAAATATGCTCTCCTATCTTCTTTTTCATTTCGATATCTGTAAAGGATGGCAAGTTTTTAATATCATTTAATCCAGGATAGCTATGTATAGTGCCATTTTCATTGGATATTAAATTTACTATAGTTAAAAAATGATTTAGTTTGTAAGGTTTATCCATAAGGCTTTTTATTTTTTCAGGTTTAACATAACAATCAGCAGTTAATGAAGCATGACTATAATTCAAAGCACTCATCATAATATCTTCTTTATATGCCATTCCCATTATTCTTGCACCTGTCTCTATTAATACAGGGCCTTCTTTAGTCAACATCACTTCAGTATGAGAGGGGCCATGTACAATTCCTAGTGCAGTAAGCACATCTTTCACATAAGGAATGAGCTGATCTTGAACTACTCCTTCAGATTCTAAAAGTTCCGATTTGTCATAAATCGTATATTTCCCATCAATTAGAATCATACTTTCTTGCCAAATATCACTTATGTAGTGCTGGCCATTAAGGCTAATTGCGTTAATAATGTATTGAGTTCCTTCTAAGTATGTTTGGGCAAGTACTTCATCATTTTTAAACCCTAATATATTCGTTTTATTGTATATATTATGAAAAGCTAAGTAAACTTCCTCTTTTGAGTTGCAAAACCTCACGCCATCAGAACTAGCACTATTGATAGGTTTTATTACAATAGGCCACTTGTTTATATTTCTGATCCATTTTAGTATTTCACTATATTGATTGGTTTTAAAATGGTCTACAGTTTTAATACCTTGAGATTTTACTGCCTCAGTCATCAAGAACTTATCTCTTCTAGATTTACTAAGTACTTCTACATTTCTTATTAAATCTAAATGATAAGATAACAAATCTGAGAGTTCTACTCCTTCTTCTGCTCCAGGAAGTACAAACTCAGGATGATAGGGTTTTAATTTTAGAATTAGTTTTTCTAAATCTCCATCATAAATAAAACTCTCTTCAAACTGATATTTATGTATATGAGAGGCATTGACATCCAGTTCATCCATTGTACTTCGTACATGAATCACTTTGTATCCGTATTTGTCAAAGTGATAAGGAAGCTGGCTTCCACTTGAATAAGCGTCAACGATTACACAGCTTTTCATATGTCATCTCCATTTCTTCTAAGATTAAAGGGGTACTATTAAATGAAAACAATTCTATACTTCTAATAAACTAGCAATGAACATAATTCCCTTTGTAATTTGTTCTTCATCTGCATAACTGAAAGAAAGTCGCAAAAATTCTGATCCATCACAGGGATCGATAAAAAAATGCTTTCCAGGAATGAAACTAACCCCTTTAGTTAGAGCTTTTTTCAGTAGTTTATCAGTATCTATAGTAGGTAGATGTACCCAAATAAAAAATCCACCACTAGGTTCAGTCCAATGGATAGTTGTAGGCATGTATTTTGAAAGGGCCTCTTTTATAAATAAAAGTCGCTTGCTGTAATCGGATCTAACTTGTTGAACATGTGTAGAAAAATCACAATGTTTTAAATAGTACGCGGTGACTGCCCAGGAGAAAGCATGATCTGCATCCTTCTTAAAATGAGACATTGCTTCAACCATTTTTTTTGGTGCTACTGCCCATCCAATTCGTAAACCTGGTGCTATTACCTTAGACATGGATGATAAATAAATAACTCTATCAAATTTATCAAAAGATTTAATAGGTGGAAGCTCTCCTTTAGATGCAAGTTGACCATAAGCATCATCTTCTACAATCAGAAAATCATACTCTTCGGCAAGTTTTAATAACTGAGTTCGTCTGCTCAAATCCATTGAAATACCAGTTGGATTGTGGAAGGTTGGCACCGTATAAATCAGTTTTGGAAGTTGAATTCTATTTTTTCGCCTATACGCCAAGTCCTCAGCTAGAAAATCAACATCTAGACCCTTTTGATCCATTGGGTAACTTATAAAGTTGGGCGTATAGTTTCTAAAAATTTCTATCGCTTCCATATACGTAGGGGATTCCAAGGCAACTAAATCACTTTCATGCAACAATACTTTAGCTGTAAGATCTAGTGCTTGGGTACTCCCAGCGGTGACAATCATTTTTTGATTATCTAAATGAATACCACGAATGTAACTATTTTCCTTCAATAATATTTTCAAATTCTTTTTTGATGGACTTCCTTCATACTGAAAAGGCAGATCTCTTTCTTTGTTTGATAGATTTAATGCAGCCTTCATTAAATCCTCAATCGGAATTGCGTTTGGATGAGGATATCCAGCATGCAGATTAATATTTTGTGAAAAAGGTTTAGGCGCCCATTGGCCTGGTGGTCCAACTTCGAGCGCCTTGTGAATAAGAGGTGGAAAAAAACGTTCAAAATTCATTTAAACACCCTGCAATTCAATAGTTTATGTTTATTTTAACATGATAGGAGAGGGGAAATCCTGATTTACCTCTTTGGCTATTTTTTGTATTGTATCCCATAATGTTTTTATATCATCTAAATTTTGTTTTATATTCCCTATTGAAATTCTAATAACATATCCTTCTCGTATTACCGCGTGTGATAGGTAAACGAGTCCCGATTGATTTAGTTTTTGCATAATTTGAGCATTTAGCTTATCTAAATATTTCTTGGATTCCTCATTTTCATCTAACTTCAACTCTGTCCAAATATTTTGTAAATGTTCGGGAACATAACGAATGCATAAAAGTGGAAAATGTGAAGTTGTTACACATTCAAAATCAGGGTGTAAGTTCACTTCTTTTTCTAACCATTCAGTAAGTTGGATGCTTCTTCTCATTCTACTAGTCAAACCCTCTAATCCAAAACTACGGATGATCCACCATAGCTTTAATGATCGGAAGCTGCGCCCTAGTTGTAACGAGAAATCCATATAATCGATGCTGCCATCTTCATTTTCCGTTTGTAAATATTCTGGAACTAAACGAAAACTATTGGAAAGTGCTCCCTGTCTACGACAAAACATAGCTGTAACTTCAAGTGGAGTATAGAGACATTTATGTGGATTGACCACAATAGAGTCACCAAGCTGTAAATCCTCAGACTTATTCTTTATTTCTGGAACTACATTCCAAAAACCCCCATAAGCTGCATCAATATGCAGCCAAATTCCATGCTTTTTGCAAATATCTGAAATAGAAGACAGTGGATCTACTGATCCTGTAGCCGTAGTTCCCACTGTTGCAACTACTGCCATAGGTCGAAATCCTTTTTCTAGATCGGATAAAATCACTTTTTCTAATTCCTCAGGAATCATTTGGTAATATTCATCTGTAGGAATTCGAACTGCATGATCTGTTCCTATTCCTAGAGCTATAGCAGCTTTATCCACTGAACTATGTGCTTGATCGGAAGTATAAATTCTTAAAGTTGGTAGCACTCTTCCAGTAAGGCCTTTGGTGCGAACCTCCAAATCAGTTAAGGCATCTCGTGCTGCGACAAGCGCGTAAAAAGTTGCTAAAGAAGCATTATTTATTAAAACACCATCTGAAGAAGGATCATAACCTACCATTTCTGTAATCCATCTAAGTACTATTTTTTCGAGAGCAGATGCAGCTGGAGAAGCCTTCCAAACCATAGCATTTACATTTAATGAAGATATGAGAAGATCAGCCAAAATACCTGGGAAACTTGCTGTAATACTAAAATAAGCATGAAATGATGGATGATTCCAATGTGTTAAATGAGGAATGATTTTTTCCCATGTTTCATCCAATGTTAAATCAAACGATTCTGCTTTGTTGGGTATAGGTCCATCTAACATATTTAATAATTCTTTTGGGGTTATGTCTGTACTGACAGGCGTTTCACGTATGTTTTCAAAATACTCTCGAATTAATTGAATCAGTTTTTGTCCTTGTTCTTCGAACTCATGTGGAGCCCAATCTCCTAAATTCAAATTTTCGTTATCCGTTTTCATTTTATACCATCCTCTACAAATAATTCATGGACAATATGATCATGATCAGTTGGTCGATCTTCCCAGTCCCAAGCACCAGAAACACTCAAATTAGCTCCAGATATATAAGAAGCACGTTCGGAAACTAAAAAGGCAACTGAATCAGCGATCTCTTCTGGTGTTCCCAATCTCTTCATAGGAACACGTTGACGCATCCATTCCACTTGTTCAGGTGACTGATATCCATTTTCAATGAGCCCTGGTGAAATACAATTCACTGTAATTCCGTAGGAGGCTTCTTCAACTGCTAAAGAACGAGAAAAAATGATAACACCTGTTTTGGCAATGGAATAAGCAGCAACATTAGGTGCACCACGAACGATATAGTTTGGACTTAGACCTATATTTATAATACGCCCCATCCGACGTTTGCGCATTCCAGGTATAACGGCTTTACACATATAAAAAACACTGTGTAAGTTGCTTTTAAATACTTCATCCCACTCGTTTACAGCAATTTTAGAAATCGGTTTTAGATGAAATTCACCAACATTATTAACAAGTATATCTATGGATCCTAGTTGATTTGTAACTTGAACAACAAGTTTATCAACGTCATCAGGATTCGTTACATCCGCTTGAAAAATCATTGCTCTTCTACCTAGCGAATCAATTTGATTCATTACTTCAATTGCTTTTTCTTTTTGTCCACGATACACAATAGCCACATCCGAACCCTGCTTAGCAAGTTCTAAAGCAATGGCCTTTCCAATACCTCTAGAGCTACCTGTAACCAATGCAACCATATTAGTTAAACTCATATCAAACACCTTTCTATTATCTTATTTGATGTGACTATGACTATGACTATCATGGTCATGTTCTACTTCTACTTCTAATTCATGAAAGTAAATAATGTTTCGTGGTTTTAAGCAATATTTGGCATAAAATGCTGTTAATAGAGATTCCTCTTTATCTCTGAGATCAACATGGAGTTCTTGACTTTTCCAAGGGTATTGCATGATAACTTCATTTGGCTTCTCTGAATTCTGATAAAATGAAGCATGACCGCACCAGCCTAGATGTTCATGAGCACCTGGACCTACTAAATCATCCATTTCCTGCATTAGTTCCAAGGCTTGCTTTTCAAGACCATTTTTTAAATACCATGTTTCCATTACAGTAATCATTTAAAATTCCCCCTTATTTATTTGTTTTGCGTTTTTCTTTATAAAAATTTTGCATGAGAGAGACCCCATCATCAACAAAATGCTGACATACCAATCCATGGTGCTCACGATTATGAGCTTGAGTATCCATAAATTGATTCCAAGATTTCGTAATCAATGAAGGCCATTGATGTTTATCTCCTAATTTCTGTACCATTAGATCACGCAGTTTGCGAAATTTGTTCAGCATTAATTTATGATCAATGTTTAATACCCCGCTGAAACCATCATTAAGAAACGGAGGCATCATCGAGGGTCTGATTAATTCCTCATAAGATTTGGGCGAGAAGTCCGACGTATACTTCATAGTAGCAGTGGAAGCTTTCATTAGATTAGAAAGTCTATCAAGTGATTTAGTTAGCAAATTCCATTCTCTTTGATTCAAAGCTTGAATACTCGAATCCAGTAATGTATTCATAGTAATGATAATAATTTGAAACGATTGGTGTCCTTGTTTCCAGCGCAATACTGCTTGCTGGTAAGCTGTTGAAATAGTTTCTACCGAGTTTGTTTGCATAACTTAACTCTCCCTTTGTTCACTTTGAGAAATATCCACCCATTTTTCCAATGTAACTTGGAATACATTTAACCAACCCTTAAGAATTTCATATTTCTCTATTGCCTCCAAGCTAGTACCATCTAGGTCATGTAATTGGTCTTCATATAAAAGAATACAATTTTTAGACCAGTCAATCAGATCAGGATTGTTTCTTTTTAATCGAAAATAAAGATCATATTCTTCTTCAGAGGACCTTCCTGAAAATAAATCTGGTACTTTTGAATTTTTTGGAATGGATAGAGGTTTTATTAAACCATAGTCCAGATCTAGTTCACTACTCATCTCAAAACACCTCCTTATATAATTCTTGAAGGCAATTAAATAACTATAAATTTCTAGAAATTACATAAGATTATATTCTAGAAAATAAATCAAATACCTTCAAATAAATGGATATTACTTGCTGATTGAATCACCATTCATAGTTATCATTTCTTACAACAGAATGCTTCACAACACTTAATAAAGGAGTAGATCACCAATTCTGTTAAGTAAAAAAATTAAAACCTGAGACTGGAAATGATTCCCTATGTTTAATACATCATTCACTTTACATAATAGATCTAATTAATAAAAACACTGTTTATGTTCATATTTAATTAAAAATTGGGAAATAATCTATTTTTCTCCTATATTCTAAATATTTTCATAAAACAATATACATATATGTATATTTTATGTAAGCGGGGATTGCCAATCAGGTCTCTATCTAGAACTGACCTAAATATTCATTTAGTCAAAAAAGTGATATTATTATATAATAAACATATATTGAAAGTGCTTTCTTATTTATTATTTTGATATAAAAAAAGAGGAGGAATATGTATGCAGACTGAAAAACAATACATACCAGGTTTAGAAGGGGTGATTGCTAGTGAGACGAATATATCCTATCTAGATGTGGAAAATGAGGAAATTGTGATTCGCGGTTATGATTTGATTGAACTTGCAAAAAATTTGAAGTATGTAGATATCATATCTCTTCTATTAGATGGTTATCTACCAGAAAATGAACAGCAAAAGAAGCTAGAGCAACAATTGCAAAAAGAGTATGAACTCCCTGAAAATATTTTATCCATATTGAAATTACTTCCATCTAAAACCCACTCCATGGACGCATTGCGTACAGGTATTTCTGCTTTAGCTGGTTATGAAGAAGACCTTGAAGATCGATCACAAACTTCGACCCGTGATAAAGCAATTCGACTGTTAGCTAAAGTACCTAATATCGTAGCTAACAGTTATCATGCAAAAGTGAAGCAACCTTTCATCGAACCTAGACAAGATCTATCCTACAGTGCTAACTTCTTGTATATGATTACTGGAAAAACGCCTTCAGAAAGTGAAATTGAAGCATTTGATCAGCTATTAATGGTTTACAGTGAACATGAAATGCCTAATTCTACGTTTGCAGCAAGAGTTATTACTTCAACACAGGCAGATATTTATGGAGCGTTAACGGGAGCTGTTGCTTCACTGAAAGGAACCCTTCATGGTGGCGCGAATGAGGCAGTCATGAAAATGTTATTAGAAGCAGAAACAAAAGATAAAATTGAACCTTTGATTTTAGAAAAGCTGGCAAATAAAGAGCGTATTATGGGGTTTGGACACCGAGTTTATATGAGGAAAATGGATCCTCGCGCATTACTAATGAAGGAAGCATTGTTGAAGCTAGTTGAAGAAAAAGGGAATAAAGAATTATATGATATGTGTGTCATCGGTGAAGAAGTGATGAAACGAGAAAAAGGATTGTATCCAAATTTAGATTATTATGCTGCACCTGTATATTATTTATTAGATATTCCAATTGATCTATATACACCGATCTTTTTATCCTCTCGTATTGTTGGCATTAGTGCACATGTAGATGAACAAAATCAAAATAACCGGTTGTTTAGACCTAGAGTGAAGTACTTAGGACCGCGTAATCTTCATCCGTAAGTAGTTCGTGGATTTACAGAGATTAGTACCCTGAACATCTCGGTATGATAAACTATAAATATATTAAATTTTAAAGATGAAAGGAATCATAATATGAGTCAAATTACATCTCCAAATGCAGAAACACAAAACTTTGATTCTCTCATAAAAGAGATAGCAGAATATGCAGTAAATTACAAAGTGAATAGCAGTGAAGCATATGATACTGCTAAATACGTATTAATTGATTCATTAGGATGTGCAATGCTTGCTTTGCGATTTCCAGAATGTACAAAACATCTTGGTCCTATCGTATCCGGAACCATTGTAGAAAATGGAGTGCGTGTACCTGGTACACAATTCGAACTA
The window above is part of the Chengkuizengella sp. SCS-71B genome. Proteins encoded here:
- a CDS encoding SDR family NAD(P)-dependent oxidoreductase encodes the protein MSLTNMVALVTGSSRGIGKAIALELAKQGSDVAIVYRGQKEKAIEVMNQIDSLGRRAMIFQADVTNPDDVDKLVVQVTNQLGSIDILVNNVGEFHLKPISKIAVNEWDEVFKSNLHSVFYMCKAVIPGMRKRRMGRIINIGLSPNYIVRGAPNVAAYSIAKTGVIIFSRSLAVEEASYGITVNCISPGLIENGYQSPEQVEWMRQRVPMKRLGTPEEIADSVAFLVSERASYISGANLSVSGAWDWEDRPTDHDHIVHELFVEDGIK
- a CDS encoding pyridoxal phosphate-dependent decarboxylase family protein is translated as MKTDNENLNLGDWAPHEFEEQGQKLIQLIREYFENIRETPVSTDITPKELLNMLDGPIPNKAESFDLTLDETWEKIIPHLTHWNHPSFHAYFSITASFPGILADLLISSLNVNAMVWKASPAASALEKIVLRWITEMVGYDPSSDGVLINNASLATFYALVAARDALTDLEVRTKGLTGRVLPTLRIYTSDQAHSSVDKAAIALGIGTDHAVRIPTDEYYQMIPEELEKVILSDLEKGFRPMAVVATVGTTATGSVDPLSSISDICKKHGIWLHIDAAYGGFWNVVPEIKNKSEDLQLGDSIVVNPHKCLYTPLEVTAMFCRRQGALSNSFRLVPEYLQTENEDGSIDYMDFSLQLGRSFRSLKLWWIIRSFGLEGLTSRMRRSIQLTEWLEKEVNLHPDFECVTTSHFPLLCIRYVPEHLQNIWTELKLDENEESKKYLDKLNAQIMQKLNQSGLVYLSHAVIREGYVIRISIGNIKQNLDDIKTLWDTIQKIAKEVNQDFPSPIMLK
- the mmgD gene encoding citrate synthase, producing MQTEKQYIPGLEGVIASETNISYLDVENEEIVIRGYDLIELAKNLKYVDIISLLLDGYLPENEQQKKLEQQLQKEYELPENILSILKLLPSKTHSMDALRTGISALAGYEEDLEDRSQTSTRDKAIRLLAKVPNIVANSYHAKVKQPFIEPRQDLSYSANFLYMITGKTPSESEIEAFDQLLMVYSEHEMPNSTFAARVITSTQADIYGALTGAVASLKGTLHGGANEAVMKMLLEAETKDKIEPLILEKLANKERIMGFGHRVYMRKMDPRALLMKEALLKLVEEKGNKELYDMCVIGEEVMKREKGLYPNLDYYAAPVYYLLDIPIDLYTPIFLSSRIVGISAHVDEQNQNNRLFRPRVKYLGPRNLHP
- a CDS encoding MFS transporter, with product MSLIVRDKRFIKILAANIFSSIGSGITMIAIPWMIVTRENGASTLGYVTLLLTIILFLIAPFIGNLVDQHSRKKLLLYSEMIGFIIISLFVLIGFINGNYNTWHLVVLFSIGMLYDSLFYPTMFAMNQEIFDHSQYKTLNGLMEIQGQLSAVIAGGIASILIEKIELQWILIIDAITYVIAFVILSTIPYIQKEQLNHEMIDTSFWQRMREGYVYLKERPFLFLLLFSAFTPYIVIMVTNYVFPIYIEATLQADGKIYGIHEMLYGIGSLLAGMIITLLIHKFGNIKILLAGIFMFTISMILTAIFPVIILFLLISITFGLGHAITRITRNILMMEIIPNDKMGRVESLFRSIGLALQITLLGVFTVMIPKIGAIPAVSILSLLLIVSIVTAFIGKQYIKAK
- a CDS encoding glycosyl hydrolase family 18 protein, which encodes MIYMKRSLTLLLMTVFILQISPLTTVIAQDLTTKYRVYQNDNQLKEFSNLNQAKMYANSFSNSYVEDITTREWVYSNFPQYEVIVKGIPLQKKYNTYEEALTEAQKHKQAIIKNLQESGIVWDNFANYILIQGDNKTLPEWTFETLEDAKKETYKWGNVHIIDLTSNKWIWDDLSAEKKDTLRAQSPIYEISAPSLELPIKMSYLEDAINEALKIEDSIIVNTKTNKEVYSNEKTFVVKQSGREINSFYHLDQAIAYAKYFVRTSIEHQGTELWFNEPNFEVLQQDNSLNKFNTVQEAVQFALTEEHTKIIDRREKVLWDNSSRLKVWGWNGSSNRSTILDHVNQAVGLDIDSPTWFKLKNENGEFEDTSDAETVKMLHKKGIEVHPLVHNQFDGKLTSSFLANETAQNNFINKLITKSSEIGVDGLNIDFETLYGSDRAAYTSFIKKLTEAAHMKNLTISIDLPRGSLAWNHKTAFDHEALSKIVDYIVIMAYDQHYRESDVAGSVSGLQWAEEGIEEFLSYGMSREQLILGIPFYIREWKFDSSGTLVGNRAIYSFGVEDLLKENEYTSTWDERFNQYKIEYKKDGFTYVFWLEDEQTVKARLELAKKYSLGGVAAWRLGQEPASFWNTIVQTK
- a CDS encoding PLP-dependent aminotransferase family protein, whose translation is MNFERFFPPLIHKALEVGPPGQWAPKPFSQNINLHAGYPHPNAIPIEDLMKAALNLSNKERDLPFQYEGSPSKKNLKILLKENSYIRGIHLDNQKMIVTAGSTQALDLTAKVLLHESDLVALESPTYMEAIEIFRNYTPNFISYPMDQKGLDVDFLAEDLAYRRKNRIQLPKLIYTVPTFHNPTGISMDLSRRTQLLKLAEEYDFLIVEDDAYGQLASKGELPPIKSFDKFDRVIYLSSMSKVIAPGLRIGWAVAPKKMVEAMSHFKKDADHAFSWAVTAYYLKHCDFSTHVQQVRSDYSKRLLFIKEALSKYMPTTIHWTEPSGGFFIWVHLPTIDTDKLLKKALTKGVSFIPGKHFFIDPCDGSEFLRLSFSYADEEQITKGIMFIASLLEV
- a CDS encoding ATP-grasp domain-containing protein, whose amino-acid sequence is MKSCVIVDAYSSGSQLPYHFDKYGYKVIHVRSTMDELDVNASHIHKYQFEESFIYDGDLEKLILKLKPYHPEFVLPGAEEGVELSDLLSYHLDLIRNVEVLSKSRRDKFLMTEAVKSQGIKTVDHFKTNQYSEILKWIRNINKWPIVIKPINSASSDGVRFCNSKEEVYLAFHNIYNKTNILGFKNDEVLAQTYLEGTQYIINAISLNGQHYISDIWQESMILIDGKYTIYDKSELLESEGVVQDQLIPYVKDVLTALGIVHGPSHTEVMLTKEGPVLIETGARIMGMAYKEDIMMSALNYSHASLTADCYVKPEKIKSLMDKPYKLNHFLTIVNLISNENGTIHSYPGLNDIKNLPSFTDIEMKKKIGEHISITKEAIDHPGFIYLTSTNSKQIEEDYYKIRNLESNHSVFSIT